A window from Triticum aestivum cultivar Chinese Spring chromosome 6D, IWGSC CS RefSeq v2.1, whole genome shotgun sequence encodes these proteins:
- the LOC123143616 gene encoding proteasome subunit alpha type-1: MFRNQYDTDVTTWSPQGRLFQVEYAMEAVKQGSACVGLRSATHAVLAAANKSANELSSHQRKVFRVADHAGVALAGLTADGRVLSRFLRNECINHAFVYDAPLPVSRLALRLADKAQVCTQRSWKRPYGVGLLVAGLDESGAHLYYNCPSGNYFEYQAFAIGSRSQAAKTYLERRFEKFNAYTPDELIKDALSAIKETLQGEKLTSSNCTIAIVGRKEDGTVEPFSMIDSKRIQEIIDSMEAADEAPAADVPAESSSMQEDRGDAPAARDAPAADEPAAPDAPAPMDI; encoded by the exons ATGTTCCGCAACCAGTACGACACCGATGTCACCACCTGGAGCCCGCAGGGGCGGCTGTTCCAGGTGGAGTACGCCATGGAGGCGGTGAAGCAGGGCTCCGCCTGCGTCGGCCTCCgctccgccacccacgccgtcctcgccgccgccaACAAGTCCGCCAACGAGCTCTCCTCCCACCAGCGCAAGGTCTTCCGCGTCGCCGACCACGCCGGGGTCGCGCTCGCCGGCCTCACCGCCGACGGCCGCGTCCTCTCCCGCTTCCTCCGCAACGAGTGCATCAACCACGCCTTCGTCTACGACGCGCCGCTCCCCGTCTCCAGGCTCGCGCTCCGCCTCGCCGACAAGGCGCAG GTTTGCACACAACGTTCGTGGAAGAGGCCCTATGGGGTCGGCCTTCTTGTTGCTGGTCTAGATGAGTCTGGGGCCCATCTCTACTATAACTGCCCCAGCGGGAACTACTTTGAGTACCAGGCATTCGCCATTGGCTCCCGCTCTCAGGCAGCGAAGACTTACCTCGAACGCAGATTTGAGAAATTCAACGCCTACACCCCGGACGAGCTCATCAAGGACGCCCTCTCGGCCATAAAGGAGACCCTCCAAGGTGAGAAGCTGACGAGCTCCAACTGCACCATTGCCATTGTCGGCAGAAAGGAGGACGGCACCGTCGAGCCCTTCTCCATGATCGACTCCAAGAGGATCCAGGAGATCATTGACTCcatggaggccgccgacgaggcgCCAGCGGCCGATGTGCCAGCTGAATCAAGCTCGATGCAGGAGGACAGGGGCGATGCGCCTGCGGCAAGGGATGCCCCGGCGGCGGACGAGCCCGCTGCACCAGATGCCCCAGCGCCGATGGACATCTAG